From one Methanolobus chelungpuianus genomic stretch:
- a CDS encoding DUF3307 domain-containing protein — MDLDYLNISLLARLILAHLLADFVFQTGSMVSDRFENKWRSGWLYVHGLLAGMLAYVLSGAFGYAWLFAAYAALHILIDGFKSSRKDNLKWFVLDQVAHLFTILALWAVISGFTGALSIPEAILLPLAGAGLWILLVAYVVVIWPCGIIIGKFTGPWHSDKEGTEDAGLLNAGLWIGRLERFLILTFVLLDQYQAIGLLVAAKSIFRFTTDRRVSEYILIGTLLSFTAAVLVGIVTRWLLGLAL; from the coding sequence ATGGACCTGGATTATCTGAACATATCGCTGTTGGCAAGACTCATTCTTGCACATCTGCTTGCCGATTTTGTGTTCCAGACAGGGTCCATGGTGAGTGATCGCTTTGAGAACAAATGGCGCTCCGGATGGCTTTACGTACATGGCCTGCTGGCGGGAATGCTTGCATACGTACTTTCAGGAGCCTTCGGTTATGCCTGGCTGTTCGCGGCATACGCGGCTTTGCACATATTGATCGATGGCTTCAAATCCAGCCGCAAGGACAACCTCAAATGGTTCGTTCTGGACCAGGTGGCCCATCTATTCACAATCCTTGCCTTATGGGCTGTGATCTCGGGTTTCACAGGCGCGCTGTCTATCCCGGAAGCCATCTTGCTGCCTCTTGCCGGGGCAGGGTTATGGATACTGCTTGTTGCCTACGTGGTCGTTATATGGCCATGTGGGATCATTATTGGTAAATTCACCGGGCCCTGGCACAGTGACAAGGAAGGGACCGAGGATGCAGGCCTGTTGAACGCGGGCCTGTGGATAGGCCGCCTGGAGCGGTTCCTGATCCTGACCTTTGTGCTGCTTGACCAGTATCAGGCAATAGGTCTTCTCGTTGCTGCAAAGTCTATATTCAGGTTCACCACGGACAGGAGAGTTAGTGAATATATACTGATAGGCACTCTCCTGAGCTTCACTGCTGCAGTGCTTGTGGGCATCGTTACAAGATGGCTGCTTGGCTTGGCTTTATAG
- a CDS encoding right-handed parallel beta-helix repeat-containing protein → MAWINKSGLKRLVTLLILFFCLETVSAATITVGPSDKDYTTINAAVTAASPDDIILVSDGVYNEDIIISKTNLTIISENGSANTLIRPSLSSGHTLQVTASNVTIQGFNITGGSYYGRAGIYVISASNCTFSENQVNANHYGIYLESSGNNIIQNNNLSSNSYAGVYLDSSNNNVFTDNVANSNNYAGIILTTSSSNNTFANNNASFNYIGIQIGHLSDNNLLTNNTANSNTCYGILLSSSSDITLKDNTVSSNKYGISIWTSVNYTLISNGMLSNDYNFEVFGSDLEHFMHDADQTNLVDGKPLYYWTNRSDAVVPLDAGLVCLVNSTNITVRDIELSNGYDGILLAYTNNSTVRNVIASGNYYGVHLVSSNLNSFDAVTANNNAGTGIFVESSNSNRLTDSIASHNSGYGIHVRYSGNTIVDKLVLTSDAAKISFVVDGSEIGVAGDDMSSVALPGKRNLNGYVTIDSSSDMGVTFYYKDSGMSGTGESSIGLFRLNGIEWTEVTNTSLDTAGNYVYANLSEFGTFALFKNPESSVSSGSSDSSLTARIRSQGTVTDLPLGENGQLISDTIVRSADSATTLTLYGGTQAFDPYGNPVNRIIITVPASLPPGTPQELIRSGLYFDFGPSGTVFSQDVMVSINFNPADFEDRTPAIYTCTSEDGWISLETTVDWETGRASAIISHFSLYALSVTDVGDTVAIAPVSDAGLSAEVDSLDDNDSDPDHFYWSASIGILLVLVLLIVISRNRQKGEKEL, encoded by the coding sequence ATGGCTTGGATAAACAAATCTGGCTTAAAAAGGTTGGTCACATTATTGATATTGTTCTTTTGCCTTGAAACCGTATCTGCTGCAACGATTACTGTCGGACCAAGTGATAAGGATTACACTACAATAAACGCTGCAGTCACTGCAGCAAGCCCGGATGACATCATTCTTGTGAGCGATGGTGTCTACAACGAGGATATTATCATCAGCAAGACAAATCTGACTATCATTTCAGAAAACGGTTCTGCAAATACCCTTATTAGACCTTCGTTATCTTCCGGTCATACTCTTCAAGTAACTGCCAGCAATGTCACTATCCAGGGTTTCAATATCACAGGTGGGAGCTACTATGGAAGAGCAGGCATCTACGTGATTTCAGCTTCCAATTGCACCTTCTCCGAAAATCAGGTAAATGCAAATCACTATGGCATTTATCTCGAATCTTCAGGTAATAATATCATTCAAAATAACAATCTCAGTTCCAATTCCTATGCAGGTGTTTACCTGGATTCTTCAAATAACAATGTCTTCACTGACAATGTTGCTAACAGCAATAACTATGCAGGCATTATCCTAACTACTTCTTCAAGCAATAATACATTCGCAAACAATAATGCCAGCTTCAATTACATAGGTATACAGATAGGTCATCTTAGCGATAATAACCTTTTAACGAACAATACTGCCAATTCAAATACTTGTTATGGAATTCTCCTTAGTAGCTCCAGTGACATCACCCTGAAAGACAATACAGTCAGCTCTAACAAATATGGTATCTCTATATGGACCTCTGTCAACTATACTTTGATCAGCAATGGGATGTTATCGAATGACTATAACTTTGAGGTTTTCGGCTCGGATCTGGAGCATTTTATGCATGATGCAGACCAGACAAATCTTGTCGACGGTAAGCCACTGTATTATTGGACCAACCGCTCGGATGCAGTAGTGCCCTTGGATGCAGGACTCGTGTGCCTGGTAAACTCCACAAATATTACTGTAAGGGATATCGAGCTGTCAAACGGTTATGATGGTATATTGCTTGCATACACCAATAATTCAACTGTAAGGAATGTCATAGCATCAGGAAACTATTACGGAGTGCATCTGGTATCTTCCAATCTCAATAGTTTTGATGCTGTCACTGCCAATAACAATGCCGGAACAGGCATTTTTGTTGAATCCTCAAATAGCAATAGACTCACCGATAGCATCGCTTCGCATAATTCTGGTTACGGCATTCACGTTCGCTATTCAGGTAATACAATAGTAGATAAGCTAGTTCTGACATCTGATGCTGCTAAAATATCATTTGTAGTTGATGGCTCTGAAATAGGAGTAGCCGGAGATGACATGAGTTCAGTGGCCCTTCCCGGGAAAAGAAATTTAAATGGATACGTAACTATTGACAGTTCAAGTGACATGGGCGTCACATTCTATTATAAGGATTCAGGAATGAGTGGCACAGGTGAATCCTCGATAGGCCTGTTCAGGTTAAATGGCATAGAGTGGACAGAAGTTACAAACACATCACTTGACACTGCTGGGAATTATGTTTATGCCAATCTCTCAGAGTTTGGCACATTTGCACTCTTCAAGAATCCTGAAAGTTCTGTTTCTTCTGGTTCCAGCGATAGCTCCCTGACTGCAAGAATAAGGTCACAGGGAACGGTAACTGACCTGCCTTTGGGAGAGAATGGGCAGCTTATCAGTGACACCATAGTGAGATCAGCAGATTCAGCAACCACTTTGACGCTCTACGGGGGCACTCAGGCTTTTGATCCTTATGGAAATCCTGTTAATCGGATTATAATAACCGTTCCTGCTTCCCTGCCCCCAGGAACCCCTCAAGAGCTGATCAGGTCAGGTCTTTATTTTGACTTCGGTCCCTCAGGGACCGTATTCAGCCAGGATGTAATGGTCTCAATTAACTTCAACCCTGCAGATTTTGAAGACAGGACCCCTGCCATCTACACTTGCACGTCTGAAGACGGTTGGATCTCTCTGGAAACAACGGTAGACTGGGAGACTGGCAGGGCAAGCGCAATTATAAGCCATTTCTCACTCTATGCGCTCTCCGTGACAGATGTTGGGGATACTGTAGCGATAGCACCTGTAAGTGATGCCGGACTATCTGCTGAAGTTGACAGCCTGGATGATAATGACAGCGATCCTGATCATTTTTATTGGTCAGCGAGTATCGGGATCCTATTGGTACTAGTACTATTGATAGTGATTTCCAGAAACCGGCAGAAAGGTGAAAAGGAACTTTGA
- the sfsA gene encoding DNA/RNA nuclease SfsA, whose amino-acid sequence MTDKRIHSARYQTEVIHIRTDVQGTLIARPNRFLAIVELGTGGVREHVKAHVHDPGRLTDILYPGSSVLLRKATGLKRKTGWDLIAGKVSDDWILINSSFHGQISRWVIENGIVDLLSDCDSILLEQKYGSSRLDYLLRKDGKDIWVEVKGCTLAEGGVASFPDAPTTRGRRHVEELVKARAEGHEAAMLVLIFRPEAECFKANEIIDPEFSEVFSRAIGSGVAVFPLLFAFKAGIICFCKQLPVCPP is encoded by the coding sequence ATGACAGATAAAAGGATTCATTCTGCCAGATATCAGACCGAAGTCATCCACATCCGTACAGATGTCCAGGGTACGCTCATAGCAAGGCCCAACAGGTTCCTTGCCATTGTTGAGTTGGGCACCGGAGGGGTAAGGGAGCATGTAAAAGCTCATGTGCATGACCCTGGGAGGCTCACGGACATACTCTATCCGGGGAGCAGTGTCCTCCTGAGAAAAGCGACAGGCCTGAAGAGGAAGACCGGATGGGACCTGATAGCAGGTAAGGTTTCAGATGACTGGATACTGATCAACTCCTCTTTTCACGGGCAGATATCACGATGGGTGATAGAAAATGGTATCGTGGATCTGCTGAGTGATTGTGACAGCATCCTGCTGGAGCAGAAGTATGGGAGCAGCAGGCTTGACTATCTTCTTCGGAAGGATGGGAAGGATATATGGGTAGAGGTTAAAGGATGCACGCTGGCAGAAGGCGGGGTAGCCTCTTTTCCGGATGCGCCCACTACACGTGGGAGGCGTCACGTCGAAGAGCTTGTAAAAGCAAGGGCTGAAGGTCATGAAGCCGCCATGCTTGTACTTATCTTCAGGCCTGAAGCTGAATGTTTCAAAGCCAATGAAATAATAGATCCTGAGTTCTCAGAGGTGTTCAGCAGGGCAATTGGATCGGGTGTTGCTGTGTTCCCTTTGCTGTTTGCTTTTAAGGCAGGGATTATATGTTTTTGCAAACAGCTCCCTGTCTGCCCTCCTTAG
- a CDS encoding SatD family protein → MMHKNDLCAVITGDLVKSSELEYQDRESVLSSLRESFGSIGEQLHLQDTVLLPFEIFRGDSFQVVIARPERALLLSVLLSLMLDLSAKEKGLSARISIGIGTVGYIPPSGNVGEADGTAFRLSGKMLDSMKQKEQSLLISTQGPALNMMLETQCAFFDLIYGRWTGIQKELIMEKLSGSTQEEIAARHRKSQSAVSQSLKAAGFDAVKKFIANYENLFKYPDIFLRSDQ, encoded by the coding sequence ATGATGCATAAAAATGATTTGTGCGCAGTCATAACAGGGGATCTTGTAAAGTCCTCGGAACTGGAATATCAGGACAGGGAATCCGTACTTTCCAGCCTGCGCGAGTCCTTCGGGTCGATAGGGGAGCAATTACATCTTCAGGATACTGTTCTCCTGCCATTTGAAATCTTCAGAGGGGACAGTTTTCAGGTAGTTATTGCCCGGCCGGAACGCGCCCTGCTCTTGTCCGTATTACTGTCGCTGATGCTTGATCTGTCTGCTAAGGAGAAAGGCCTTTCTGCAAGGATCTCAATAGGGATCGGGACCGTTGGCTATATTCCCCCTTCCGGCAATGTAGGAGAGGCAGATGGAACGGCTTTCAGGCTTTCAGGGAAAATGCTCGACAGTATGAAACAAAAAGAGCAAAGCCTGCTGATAAGCACCCAGGGTCCGGCACTGAACATGATGCTTGAAACCCAGTGTGCGTTCTTTGATCTCATTTACGGCAGGTGGACAGGTATTCAGAAAGAGCTGATAATGGAAAAGCTTTCGGGCTCAACCCAGGAAGAAATAGCTGCCCGCCATAGGAAATCCCAGTCCGCTGTTTCCCAGAGCCTGAAGGCAGCAGGCTTTGATGCTGTGAAAAAGTTTATCGCTAACTACGAGAACTTATTTAAATATCCGGATATCTTTCTAAGAAGTGATCAATAA
- a CDS encoding VOC family protein, whose protein sequence is MQKIVPHLWFDKEAVEAAEFYTSLFGNSRVKNRTVLPDTPSGTAETVAIELAGQEFMLLSADPLFRFNPSISFLVACDTKDEVDTLWKRLSEGGNALMPLGAYPFSERYGWTEDKYGLSWQIMFKGDTEIAQRITPTLLFTGDQSGNAEKAINYYASVFHNAKIGNILRYGKGEEPDREGTIKHASFTLEGQEFAAMDSAYAHGFTFNEAISLMVYCKDQEEIDHYWGKLSAVPEAEQCGWLKDRFGVSWQIVPAVMDEMMKTQDAEKLARVTEAFLKMKKFDIAELQRAYEGNQISAL, encoded by the coding sequence ATGCAAAAGATAGTTCCACATCTATGGTTTGACAAAGAGGCCGTTGAAGCTGCAGAATTCTACACTTCCCTTTTCGGGAACTCAAGGGTCAAAAACAGGACCGTTCTCCCTGATACTCCTTCCGGGACCGCGGAAACAGTTGCCATTGAGCTGGCAGGACAGGAATTCATGCTTCTGTCAGCAGATCCTCTCTTCAGGTTCAATCCTAGCATATCATTCCTTGTTGCCTGCGACACGAAGGACGAAGTGGATACGCTCTGGAAAAGACTGTCCGAAGGAGGCAATGCGCTCATGCCTTTAGGCGCGTATCCTTTCAGTGAAAGGTATGGGTGGACTGAGGATAAGTACGGTCTTTCGTGGCAGATAATGTTCAAAGGCGACACTGAAATAGCACAGAGGATTACCCCGACTCTCCTGTTCACCGGCGATCAGAGCGGGAACGCGGAAAAGGCCATCAATTACTATGCTTCCGTGTTCCATAATGCAAAAATTGGCAATATCCTCAGGTATGGTAAAGGTGAGGAGCCTGACAGGGAAGGAACAATAAAGCATGCCTCATTCACCCTCGAGGGACAGGAATTTGCGGCTATGGACAGTGCTTATGCGCACGGTTTCACATTCAACGAAGCGATCTCCCTTATGGTGTACTGCAAGGATCAGGAAGAGATCGACCACTACTGGGGTAAACTGTCGGCTGTTCCTGAAGCCGAGCAGTGCGGCTGGCTCAAGGACCGGTTCGGGGTTTCATGGCAGATCGTTCCCGCCGTGATGGATGAGATGATGAAGACCCAGGATGCGGAAAAACTGGCAAGGGTAACAGAAGCGTTCCTTAAGATGAAAAAGTTCGATATTGCGGAATTGCAAAGGGCATACGAGGGAAATCAGATCAGCGCTCTGTGA
- a CDS encoding histidine kinase N-terminal 7TM domain-containing protein, whose protein sequence is MYFNIYTIPLIASVFALCLLAFYIQKIKTTPGVRYFSLLLLSTAFYSLFYALEISSYDLQTVLVFYKLEYIGVSTIPFFFLLFAINYTGKKQWSSNSLIAAFMIVPLTTFLLVFTTEYHDLFHKNFYIANEGLFPVAVYEPGIWFWVQNAYTITCIVLGVNLLFGMLLGASPALRKQVSIVLLGSIIPFMTFLLYLAGMKPWGIDPAPFSMTLSGFIIYVGFTRYKLFDFAPMARSLLFDNIPDSVIVLDMEGRIVDCNHTALKHLRIKTEDMGKRVSELPAPWVGLLTEGSETGMKDSREVKMTIEDSTFWLSVTSLPLNDKYRGITGYMVIISNITARKTAEEELLEKNRLLKEATDHANHMASQAEMANSAKSQFLAVMSHEMRTPLNGIIGFTDLLMETELTEAQMQHMKAVYTSATSLLDLINDVLDFSKIEADKLELDTERIDLTEICEQVADIVKCRAHEKGLELLLNISPEMPRYVIADRLRLKQVLVNLLGNAVKFTETGEIELRIEAMPVTDTGLADFTFSVRDTGIGIARENLSRIFNSFSQADGSITRRYGGTGLGLTISNRLLEKMGSRLELESEPAKGSTFRFTVSFEAEEGEQFVGYDLSGIRRVLVVDDNITSRSILERLLRSAGIKVDLAGNGAEALCMADEHDYDLFIVDYDMPLMNGLDLVRAFRDKSAFSRDMGSFIVMHNLPDSSLVHNGCKELGIRSVITKPVRITEFFRTLAHVRSTEETFLTAGTETRPERPEGEPCDKYTILLAEDNEINMILASTIISGLFPQARLIKATDGQQTVRAFKDTGPDMVFMDIQMPELSGYDASRAIRKIEADTGGNDRRVPIIALTAGTVKGEKERCMEAGMDDYITKPVIAGTIRDILHKWLPTCDYRPGLPEGDSNSDCDRFNKEQLLSNIGGDLQMFNSLISTAMAAFNQNLADIRAAYKVNDMQDLKRRAHKLKGSALNIGCNMLAEIASKVEDAAEKNDMAVEMLLQEMSNEIALIREDICAD, encoded by the coding sequence ATGTATTTCAATATTTATACGATTCCCTTGATTGCCTCGGTGTTCGCTCTCTGCTTACTGGCCTTCTATATACAAAAGATCAAAACGACCCCGGGTGTCCGCTACTTTTCATTGTTGCTGCTATCCACTGCGTTTTATTCCCTCTTCTATGCACTGGAGATATCTTCCTATGATCTGCAAACGGTCCTGGTCTTCTATAAGCTGGAATACATAGGGGTTTCCACAATACCTTTCTTTTTCCTGCTCTTTGCCATTAATTACACAGGGAAGAAGCAGTGGTCATCCAATTCACTGATTGCTGCTTTCATGATCGTTCCGTTAACCACGTTCTTACTTGTCTTTACAACTGAATATCACGATCTTTTCCATAAAAACTTCTATATTGCCAACGAAGGTCTTTTTCCTGTGGCTGTCTATGAACCCGGTATATGGTTCTGGGTGCAAAATGCATATACAATCACTTGCATCGTTCTGGGTGTAAACCTGCTTTTCGGTATGCTGCTGGGGGCCTCACCTGCCTTGCGTAAACAGGTCTCCATTGTGTTGCTGGGTTCCATTATCCCTTTCATGACATTCTTGTTGTACCTGGCAGGGATGAAACCCTGGGGTATTGATCCTGCGCCTTTTTCCATGACCTTGAGTGGATTCATCATCTATGTAGGATTCACCCGCTACAAATTGTTCGATTTCGCACCCATGGCGCGCAGTCTTCTTTTTGATAATATCCCGGACAGCGTGATAGTCCTCGATATGGAAGGACGGATAGTGGACTGTAACCATACTGCACTGAAGCATCTGCGTATAAAAACCGAAGATATGGGGAAGCGGGTCTCGGAACTCCCGGCTCCCTGGGTGGGCCTTCTGACAGAGGGGTCAGAAACGGGCATGAAGGACAGCAGGGAAGTAAAGATGACCATTGAAGATTCTACTTTCTGGCTTTCGGTCACATCTTTGCCGCTTAATGACAAGTATAGGGGTATAACAGGCTATATGGTGATCATAAGTAACATCACTGCCCGGAAGACTGCAGAAGAGGAACTGCTTGAAAAGAATCGCCTCCTTAAAGAAGCAACCGATCATGCCAATCACATGGCTTCCCAGGCAGAGATGGCCAACAGTGCCAAGAGCCAGTTCCTTGCTGTAATGAGCCATGAGATGCGCACTCCCCTTAACGGTATAATCGGGTTCACCGACCTGCTCATGGAAACCGAACTTACGGAGGCTCAAATGCAGCACATGAAAGCAGTCTACACCTCAGCGACCTCACTGCTTGACCTGATAAACGATGTGCTGGATTTCTCAAAGATCGAGGCTGACAAACTTGAACTTGATACTGAGAGGATCGACCTCACGGAAATATGCGAGCAGGTTGCAGACATTGTAAAATGCAGGGCACATGAGAAAGGACTTGAATTGCTGCTCAACATCTCTCCGGAAATGCCACGCTACGTTATTGCTGACAGGCTAAGACTGAAACAGGTGCTTGTTAACCTGCTGGGCAATGCTGTCAAGTTCACGGAAACAGGAGAGATAGAACTGAGAATAGAAGCGATGCCTGTTACAGATACCGGACTTGCCGATTTCACATTTTCAGTAAGGGATACAGGGATAGGTATTGCAAGGGAAAACCTTTCCCGTATATTCAACTCCTTCTCACAGGCAGATGGCTCCATCACCCGCAGGTATGGCGGGACAGGGCTTGGACTGACAATCTCAAACAGGTTGCTTGAAAAAATGGGTTCCAGGCTTGAACTTGAAAGCGAGCCCGCAAAGGGAAGTACATTCCGTTTCACCGTCAGCTTCGAGGCCGAGGAAGGGGAGCAGTTCGTCGGCTACGATCTATCAGGCATCCGCCGGGTGTTGGTAGTGGATGACAATATTACAAGCCGTTCCATTCTGGAGAGGCTGCTGCGCTCAGCAGGTATCAAAGTCGATCTTGCAGGCAATGGGGCAGAGGCTCTCTGCATGGCTGACGAGCACGATTACGATCTTTTTATCGTGGATTATGATATGCCTCTGATGAACGGTCTTGATCTCGTGCGCGCCTTCAGGGACAAATCCGCATTTTCCCGGGATATGGGATCGTTCATAGTAATGCATAACTTACCGGACAGTTCCCTTGTTCACAACGGATGCAAGGAATTGGGCATCCGGTCCGTTATCACCAAACCGGTCAGGATCACAGAGTTCTTCAGGACGCTTGCTCACGTCCGCTCCACTGAAGAGACTTTCCTCACAGCAGGGACCGAAACCAGACCGGAAAGACCGGAAGGAGAGCCTTGTGACAAATATACGATACTACTCGCTGAGGATAATGAGATCAACATGATCCTGGCATCCACGATAATCTCGGGCCTGTTCCCGCAGGCCAGGCTGATAAAAGCGACTGACGGGCAGCAGACTGTCCGGGCATTTAAGGATACGGGGCCGGATATGGTATTCATGGATATCCAGATGCCTGAGCTAAGCGGATATGATGCTTCCAGGGCCATCCGGAAGATAGAGGCAGATACCGGCGGAAATGACAGGCGCGTACCTATAATAGCGCTTACGGCAGGAACTGTGAAAGGGGAAAAGGAACGCTGCATGGAAGCAGGCATGGATGACTATATAACCAAACCTGTTATCGCCGGAACTATCAGGGATATTTTACATAAATGGTTGCCAACCTGTGATTACAGGCCTGGGTTACCTGAGGGAGACAGCAACTCAGATTGCGATCGCTTCAACAAAGAGCAACTGCTGAGCAATATAGGCGGAGACCTGCAGATGTTCAATTCGCTCATTTCCACTGCAATGGCCGCCTTCAATCAGAACCTTGCAGATATAAGGGCGGCTTATAAGGTAAATGATATGCAGGACTTAAAGAGGCGTGCCCATAAGTTAAAGGGAAGCGCTCTGAACATTGGCTGCAATATGCTGGCAGAAATAGCATCGAAGGTTGAAGATGCAGCAGAAAAGAACGATATGGCAGTTGAGATGTTATTGCAGGAAATGAGCAATGAAATTGCATTGATAAGGGAGGATATCTGTGCCGATTGA